One Malania oleifera isolate guangnan ecotype guangnan chromosome 10, ASM2987363v1, whole genome shotgun sequence genomic region harbors:
- the LOC131165436 gene encoding glycine-rich RNA-binding protein RZ1C isoform X1, translating to MAGKEENRIFVGGLSWDVTERRLEDAFSRFGKIIESQIMLERDSGRPRGFGFITFADRRGMEDAIREMHGREFGDRVISVNKAQPKMGGEDLDHGYGGGYSSGSRGSYGGGDRSVGQDECFKCGRPGHWARECPSAGSGRGGSVQFSSRSRYGGAGGRGDRYGGERDRYIDDRYDGGRFGDRDRFDSRESKYGSRDRYVNDRYPPGGDRYTGDRYGGSDRYGASDRYPQNGYGKERGYERDAGPRMGNDRFGGGPARSEGRTYRNRAGPYDRPSMGGGRPSSFDRY from the exons ATGGCTGGGAAGGAGGAGAACCGTATATTCGTGGGAGGGTTGTCTTGGGACGTTACTGAACGTCGCCTTGAAGACGCCTTTAGCCGCTTTGGCAAAATTATCGAATCTCAG ATCATGTTGGAAAGAGATTCAGGCCGTCCGCGTGGATTTGGATTTATTACCTTTGCAGACCGTAGGGGGATGGAAGATGCAATTAGGGAGATGCACGGACGTGAGTTTGGTGATCGTGTCATCTCAGTGAATAAGGCACAACCAAAAATGGGGGGTGAAGATCTAGATCATGGCTATGGTGGAGGCTACTCATCAGGCAGCAGGGGAAGTTATGGGGGGGGAGATAGGTCTGTGGGGCAAGATGAATGCTTTAAGTGTGGGCGCCCAGGCCATTGGGCTCGAGAATGCCCTTCAGCAGGCAGTGGGCGTGGTGGGAGTGTTCAGTTCTCTTCGCGTTCTAGGTATGGTGGTGCTGGGGGTCGTGGGGATCGCTATGGAGGAGAACGTGACCGGTACATAGATGATCGTTATGATGGAGGACGTTTCGGAGATAGGGATCGTTTTGATAGCAGAGAGAGCAAATATGGGAGCCGTGATCGCTATGTCAACGACAG GTATCCACCTGGAGGAGACCGCTACACTGGTGATAGGTATGGTGGTTCAGATAGATATGGTGCTTCTGATCGGTACCCTCAAAATGGGTATGGTAAGGAAAGAGGCTATGAGAGGGACGCCGGACCAAGAATGGGCAATGATAGGTTTGGTGGAGGGCCAGCTCGCAGCGAGGGGAGAACCTACAGGAATAGGGCAGGTCCTTATGATCGTCCTAGCATGGGGGGAGGGCGCCCTTCGTCTTTTGATCGCTACTGA
- the LOC131165436 gene encoding glycine-rich RNA-binding protein RZ1C isoform X2 → MLERDSGRPRGFGFITFADRRGMEDAIREMHGREFGDRVISVNKAQPKMGGEDLDHGYGGGYSSGSRGSYGGGDRSVGQDECFKCGRPGHWARECPSAGSGRGGSVQFSSRSRYGGAGGRGDRYGGERDRYIDDRYDGGRFGDRDRFDSRESKYGSRDRYVNDRYPPGGDRYTGDRYGGSDRYGASDRYPQNGYGKERGYERDAGPRMGNDRFGGGPARSEGRTYRNRAGPYDRPSMGGGRPSSFDRY, encoded by the exons ATGTTGGAAAGAGATTCAGGCCGTCCGCGTGGATTTGGATTTATTACCTTTGCAGACCGTAGGGGGATGGAAGATGCAATTAGGGAGATGCACGGACGTGAGTTTGGTGATCGTGTCATCTCAGTGAATAAGGCACAACCAAAAATGGGGGGTGAAGATCTAGATCATGGCTATGGTGGAGGCTACTCATCAGGCAGCAGGGGAAGTTATGGGGGGGGAGATAGGTCTGTGGGGCAAGATGAATGCTTTAAGTGTGGGCGCCCAGGCCATTGGGCTCGAGAATGCCCTTCAGCAGGCAGTGGGCGTGGTGGGAGTGTTCAGTTCTCTTCGCGTTCTAGGTATGGTGGTGCTGGGGGTCGTGGGGATCGCTATGGAGGAGAACGTGACCGGTACATAGATGATCGTTATGATGGAGGACGTTTCGGAGATAGGGATCGTTTTGATAGCAGAGAGAGCAAATATGGGAGCCGTGATCGCTATGTCAACGACAG GTATCCACCTGGAGGAGACCGCTACACTGGTGATAGGTATGGTGGTTCAGATAGATATGGTGCTTCTGATCGGTACCCTCAAAATGGGTATGGTAAGGAAAGAGGCTATGAGAGGGACGCCGGACCAAGAATGGGCAATGATAGGTTTGGTGGAGGGCCAGCTCGCAGCGAGGGGAGAACCTACAGGAATAGGGCAGGTCCTTATGATCGTCCTAGCATGGGGGGAGGGCGCCCTTCGTCTTTTGATCGCTACTGA